CCGGGAAGCTCGCGCTGCCGACGCAGGCGTTCATCGATGGCGCCTTTGTGCCCGCCGTGTCGGGCAAGACGTTCCAGACGACGAATCCCGCAACCGGGAACGTCCTGGCCGAGATCGCCGCCTGCGATACGCGCGATGTGGACATCGCGGTCGCCAAGGCCAAGGCCGCATTCGAGGACGGGCGCTGGCATCGCCGCTCGCCGGCGCAACGCAAGGCCACGTTGCTGCGCCTGGCCGACCTGCTCGAGCAGCACGCGCACGAGCTGGCGGTCATGGAGAGCCTCGACAGCGGCAAGCCGATCCGCGAATGCCAGGCGACGGATGTTCCCGAGACGATCCATACGATCCGCTGGCATGCTGAGCTGATCGACAAGATTTACGACAGCACGGCGCCGGTCGGATCGAATGCCCTCTCCCTGGTGGTCCGGGAGCCCATCGGCGTGGTCGGACTCGTCCTGCCGTGGAACTTCCCGCTGCTGATGCTGGCGTGGAAGATCGGCCCGTCACTGGCGGCCGGTTGCTCGATCATCGTGAAGCCCGCCAAGGAGACCTCGCTGACCGCGTTGCGCGTGGCCGAACTGGCCCATGAAGCCGGGGTGCCCGCCGGCGTGTTCAACGTGCTTCCGGGCGGCGGCAAGGAGGTCGGCGAACCGCTGGGCAGGCACATGGACGTGTCCATGGTGAGCTTCACCGGCTCGACGGACACCGGCCGGCTGTTCCTCAAGTACGCTGCCGACTCGAACCTGAAGCGCATCGTGCTGGAGTGCGGGGGGAAGAATCCCGCGGTGGTGATGAACGATGTCGACGATCTGGATGCCGTCGCCCAGCACGTTGTCAACGGTGCCTTCTGGAACATGGGGGAGAACTGCTCGGCATCGTCGCGCCTGATCGTCCATGCCGACGTGAAGGATGCACTGCTGGCGCGCATCGGCGTGCACATGCGCGAATGGAAGATGGGGAATCCGCTCGATCCGGAACACCGCGTCGGCTCGCTGGTCAGCGAATCGCATTTCCGGAAGGTCCGGTCCTACCTCGAGCAGGCCGGTGCCGAGCAGCTGCGCGTGGCCTTCGGCGGCGGTACCGAGGGCGGGATCTTCGTCGAGCCGACCGTCGTCGATGGCGTGGGGCAGGGCAGCCGGCTGTTCAGGGAAGAGATCTTCGGTCCGATCCTGTCGGTCACCACGTTCACCCGCATGGAAGACGCCATCGCGCTGGCGAACGATTCCGTCTATGGGCTGGCCGCGTCCGTCTACACGGGCAGCCTGAACAACGCCATCCGGCTCTCCCGTGAGATCCGCGCCGGCGTCGTCACGGTCAATTGCTTTGGCGAAGGCGACGTGACCACGCCCTTCGGCGGCTACAAGGAGTCGGGCTTCGGCGGACGGGACAAGTCGATCTGGGCAC
The sequence above is a segment of the Ralstonia nicotianae genome. Coding sequences within it:
- a CDS encoding aldehyde dehydrogenase → MAQLLTVSEYAAMAGKLALPTQAFIDGAFVPAVSGKTFQTTNPATGNVLAEIAACDTRDVDIAVAKAKAAFEDGRWHRRSPAQRKATLLRLADLLEQHAHELAVMESLDSGKPIRECQATDVPETIHTIRWHAELIDKIYDSTAPVGSNALSLVVREPIGVVGLVLPWNFPLLMLAWKIGPSLAAGCSIIVKPAKETSLTALRVAELAHEAGVPAGVFNVLPGGGKEVGEPLGRHMDVSMVSFTGSTDTGRLFLKYAADSNLKRIVLECGGKNPAVVMNDVDDLDAVAQHVVNGAFWNMGENCSASSRLIVHADVKDALLARIGVHMREWKMGNPLDPEHRVGSLVSESHFRKVRSYLEQAGAEQLRVAFGGGTEGGIFVEPTVVDGVGQGSRLFREEIFGPILSVTTFTRMEDAIALANDSVYGLAASVYTGSLNNAIRLSREIRAGVVTVNCFGEGDVTTPFGGYKESGFGGRDKSIWAHDQYTEIKTIWIDVPDCTAAK